A region of Granulibacter bethesdensis DNA encodes the following proteins:
- a CDS encoding recombinase family protein yields MKVAIYARYSFDSQRDASIADQFHMCRLHAEKQGWQIVEEYSDHAISGSSLLRPGIQALISDATRGRFDLILAEAMDRLSRDQKDIAGLFKRMSYSDVKMFTLSEGEVSHLHVGLKGTMNALFLKDLADKTRRGQRGRVEAGKSAKTIAFALNRDDIPAPSGG; encoded by the coding sequence TTGAAGGTCGCGATCTACGCCCGCTACTCGTTCGATAGTCAACGCGACGCCTCGATCGCCGACCAGTTCCACATGTGCCGCCTTCATGCGGAGAAGCAGGGCTGGCAGATCGTCGAGGAGTATTCCGATCACGCGATCTCTGGTTCGTCTCTGCTGCGCCCCGGCATCCAAGCCCTGATTTCCGACGCCACGCGCGGTCGTTTCGACCTGATCCTTGCGGAAGCCATGGATCGGCTTTCGCGCGATCAGAAGGACATAGCGGGCCTCTTCAAGCGTATGTCCTATTCGGACGTGAAGATGTTCACCCTCTCCGAGGGTGAAGTCTCGCACCTCCATGTCGGGCTCAAGGGCACGATGAACGCGCTGTTTCTGAAGGACCTGGCCGACAAGACCCGTCGTGGACAACGCGGCCGGGTCGAGGCGGGCAAGTCGGCTAAGACCATCGCCTTCGCTCTGAACCGGGACGACATCCCCGCCCCGTCCGGTGGGTGA
- a CDS encoding recombinase family protein, which yields MGDWGFSTINGNPKRGNGILNNEMYVGKIVWNRQRFVKDPDTCKRQARPNPETEWVIQDAPELRILDDDLWNAVKARPSEMRTESGTRAGRERHRRRPQDEPPPPPEVPVLRADQMRLLLRRLFGDLGDPDRLLDGREQRHLR from the coding sequence GTGGGTGACTGGGGTTTCAGCACGATCAACGGCAACCCGAAGCGTGGGAACGGCATCCTCAACAACGAGATGTATGTCGGCAAGATCGTCTGGAACCGTCAGCGCTTCGTCAAAGATCCGGATACCTGCAAGCGGCAAGCCCGGCCCAACCCGGAAACGGAATGGGTCATTCAGGACGCACCCGAGTTGCGCATCCTCGACGACGACCTCTGGAACGCCGTGAAGGCGCGGCCGAGCGAGATGCGGACCGAGAGCGGGACGAGAGCGGGACGAGAGCGGCATCGCCGACGTCCGCAAGATGAACCACCGCCGCCGCCCGAAGTACCTGTTCTCCGGGCTGACCAAATGCGCCTGCTGCTGCGGCGGCTATTCGGCGATCTCGGCGACCCTGATCGGCTGCTCGACGGCAGGGAACAAAGGCACCTGCGATAA
- a CDS encoding PIN domain-containing protein, whose product MTRYLLDTNIISNIVKPQPSETLLDWMTAQQDEDLFVTTLTIAEIRRGILEKPRGKKRDALDAWFSGPEGPQELFAGRILSFDEKAALIWARLMAEGKAAGRPRSGLDMIIAAIAGAHDCVVVTDNEKDFRGLQIVNPLRREAEGGD is encoded by the coding sequence GTGACGCGTTATCTTCTCGACACCAACATCATTAGCAACATCGTCAAACCGCAGCCATCCGAAACCCTTCTGGATTGGATGACCGCGCAGCAGGACGAGGATCTTTTCGTCACTACGTTGACCATCGCTGAGATCCGACGTGGCATTCTGGAAAAGCCGCGTGGGAAAAAGCGCGATGCGCTCGATGCCTGGTTTTCGGGACCGGAAGGGCCACAGGAGCTGTTTGCCGGTCGCATTCTTTCGTTCGATGAAAAAGCTGCCCTCATCTGGGCGCGATTGATGGCGGAAGGGAAGGCGGCAGGTCGTCCACGAAGCGGACTCGATATGATTATCGCCGCAATCGCGGGAGCACACGACTGCGTAGTCGTCACAGATAACGAAAAGGATTTCAGGGGGCTTCAAATCGTCAACCCCTTGCGTCGCGAAGCAGAGGGGGGAGATTGA
- a CDS encoding zinc ribbon domain-containing protein yields the protein MSATLIGCSTAGNKGTCDNRTNIRREELESRVLNALRTKLVDPEMFARFCEVFTQEMNLLRMEGHAGIASAEAEIAKIDRELDTLLNLILKGGAADAINAKMVLLEQRKKKLALFLAEAEESPPLLPPSMALQYRKRVQQLYEALQDEEEEKRVEAADILRSLVDQIILTPTEGKMEIDVQGDLAGILTIAAQTQNPAAFKATGSQVKMVAGAGFEPAAFRL from the coding sequence ATCTCGGCGACCCTGATCGGCTGCTCGACGGCAGGGAACAAAGGCACCTGCGATAACCGGACCAATATCCGTCGCGAGGAACTGGAATCGCGTGTGCTGAACGCCTTGCGCACCAAGCTCGTCGATCCGGAGATGTTCGCCCGCTTCTGCGAGGTGTTCACGCAGGAGATGAACCTGCTGCGCATGGAAGGCCACGCGGGCATCGCTTCGGCCGAGGCCGAGATTGCGAAGATCGACCGCGAACTCGACACGCTGCTCAACCTGATCCTCAAGGGTGGCGCGGCCGACGCGATCAACGCCAAGATGGTCCTTTTGGAACAGCGCAAGAAGAAACTGGCCTTGTTCCTGGCCGAAGCTGAGGAATCGCCTCCCCTTCTGCCCCCCTCAATGGCGCTGCAATACCGCAAGCGGGTGCAGCAACTCTATGAAGCCTTGCAGGACGAAGAGGAAGAGAAGCGGGTCGAGGCAGCAGACATCCTGCGCTCGCTGGTGGACCAGATCATTCTGACGCCGACGGAGGGCAAGATGGAAATTGATGTCCAAGGCGATCTGGCTGGCATTCTGACGATTGCCGCACAAACGCAAAACCCCGCAGCCTTTAAGGCTACGGGGTCGCAAGTAAAGATGGTTGCGGGGGCAGGATTTGAACCTGCGGCCTTCAGGTTATGA